One window of Nocardia nova SH22a genomic DNA carries:
- a CDS encoding bifunctional metallophosphatase/5'-nucleotidase gives MSLVRGVAASCAVLMSLVVVTACGGTDAPPSAPPSGIPLVSTSDLPAAQPGEVHLFGFNDLHGNLEPPEAGNGQVGQYTAGGAAYLAAHLRRLRAAYPDSAVLSAGDNIGASPLVSSLFHDEPTVTFLDRIGVAASAVGNHELDHGVLELGRMRHGGCALDGCSPGEPFTGASFDFLAANLTDAQGANPPGVRPWTMLTVGGHKIGVVGVVTPDTVNLVFPEGIRGYTFGDEAQAINAAVPAMKQAGAETVVALVHDGGAQGTPAKSTDYNGCAAISPDVPALAAHTDPAVRVLFTAHSHQAYNCEFDGKVVTQAASFGRLITDVTLRFQDGKVSAHAVNRVVTRDIAADPATAELIGYFSGQAAPRAGRVVGTATAPLSRSDRAGGDSPLGAVIAEAMLDATRQSAQAVAAFMNPGGVRADIGPGPITYGSIYETQPFGNQVVTVTLTGRQILDLLEQQWNNTSKPAVLSVAGVSYAYDDKAAAGHKVIGDSVRIGGTPLNPVATYRVTTNNFLASGGDGFSVFTRSTGTAVGPTDLDALETYLSDSGPVSPPAESVQRR, from the coding sequence ATGAGTCTTGTGCGTGGGGTGGCGGCATCGTGTGCGGTGCTGATGAGTCTCGTGGTGGTGACGGCGTGCGGGGGAACGGATGCGCCGCCGTCCGCACCGCCATCGGGTATTCCGCTGGTCTCGACCTCGGATCTGCCAGCGGCACAGCCGGGTGAGGTACATCTGTTCGGATTCAACGATCTGCACGGGAATCTGGAACCACCGGAGGCCGGTAACGGGCAGGTCGGGCAGTACACCGCCGGGGGCGCGGCCTATCTCGCCGCACATCTGCGCCGGTTGCGGGCGGCCTATCCCGACAGCGCGGTCCTGTCTGCGGGGGACAATATCGGCGCGAGTCCACTGGTGTCGTCGCTGTTCCACGACGAGCCGACGGTGACCTTCCTCGACCGGATCGGGGTGGCGGCCTCCGCGGTCGGCAATCACGAACTCGACCACGGGGTCCTCGAACTGGGCCGGATGCGCCACGGCGGATGCGCGCTGGACGGATGCTCACCCGGAGAACCGTTCACCGGCGCGAGTTTCGACTTCCTCGCCGCCAATCTCACCGATGCCCAGGGCGCGAATCCGCCGGGCGTGCGGCCCTGGACCATGCTCACCGTCGGCGGGCACAAGATCGGGGTCGTGGGCGTGGTCACGCCGGACACCGTGAATCTGGTGTTCCCCGAAGGGATTCGCGGATACACCTTCGGTGACGAGGCCCAGGCGATCAATGCCGCGGTGCCCGCCATGAAACAGGCCGGGGCCGAGACGGTGGTGGCGCTCGTGCACGACGGCGGCGCACAGGGCACACCGGCGAAGAGCACCGATTACAACGGCTGCGCCGCCATCAGCCCCGATGTTCCGGCCCTGGCCGCACACACCGATCCCGCCGTGCGGGTGCTGTTCACCGCGCACAGCCATCAGGCCTACAACTGCGAATTCGACGGCAAGGTGGTGACCCAGGCCGCCTCGTTCGGCCGTCTGATCACCGATGTCACCCTGCGCTTCCAGGACGGCAAGGTGTCCGCGCACGCGGTGAACCGGGTCGTCACCCGCGATATCGCAGCCGATCCGGCGACGGCCGAACTGATCGGCTATTTCTCCGGCCAGGCCGCACCGCGCGCCGGGCGGGTGGTCGGCACCGCCACCGCGCCGCTGTCGCGATCCGACCGCGCCGGGGGCGATTCCCCGCTCGGCGCGGTGATCGCCGAGGCCATGCTCGACGCGACCCGGCAGTCGGCGCAGGCCGTGGCGGCGTTCATGAATCCCGGCGGGGTCCGCGCCGATATCGGCCCGGGGCCGATCACCTACGGCAGCATCTACGAGACCCAGCCGTTCGGCAATCAGGTCGTCACCGTGACCCTCACCGGCCGCCAGATTCTGGACCTGCTGGAACAGCAGTGGAACAACACCAGCAAGCCCGCGGTGCTGTCGGTGGCGGGGGTCTCCTATGCCTACGACGACAAGGCCGCCGCGGGCCACAAGGTGATCGGCGATTCCGTCCGGATCGGCGGCACACCGCTGAATCCGGTGGCGACCTACCGGGTGACCACCAACAATTTCCTGGCCTCCGGTGGGGACGGTTTCTCGGTCTTCACCCGCAGCACCGGTACCGCGGTCGGCCCCACCGACCTCGACGCACTCGAGACATACCTCAGCGACAGCGGCCCGGTGAGCCCACCGGCCGAGAGTGTTCAGCGGCGCTGA